In Palaemon carinicauda isolate YSFRI2023 chromosome 1, ASM3689809v2, whole genome shotgun sequence, the genomic stretch ATACAAACAGGCCAACTTCACTCACTGAACCCTATGTCAACATGCCAACTTCACCCACTGAATGCTATGCCAACATATCAATTTCACCCACTGAACCCTGTGCCAACATACCAATTTCACCCAATGAACCCTGTGCCAACATACCAATTTTACCCACTAAACCTTATGCCAAAATGCCTATTTCACCCTCTGAACCCTATAACAACATGCCAATTTTACCCTCTGAACACTATGCCAACATGCCAATTTCATCCACTGAATCCTATGCCAACATACCAATTTCACACAACCTTATGCCAACATACCAGTTTCACACAGCCTAATGCCAACATACCAATTTCACCCACTGAACCCAATACCAACAGGCCAATTTCACCCACTGAACTCTATGCCAGCATACCAATTTCACCCACTGAACCCTATAACAACATGCCAACTTCACCCTGTGAACCCTCCGCCAACATGCCTATTTCATCCACTAAACCCTATGCCAACATGCCAGTTTCATCAGCTGAACCCTTCACTAACATGTCAATTTCATCCACTGAACCCTTCATGAACATGCCAATTTCAGTTACTGAACCCTATGACAACATAACAATTTCAGCCACTGAACCCTATGCCAACATACCAATTTCACTCAATGAACCTTATGCCAACATGCCTATTCCACCATCCCATACCAACATGACAATTTTACCATATGAACCCTACACCAACAAGCTAATCTCACTCACTGAACCCTATGCCAACATACCAATTTCACCCACTGAACCCTATGCCAACATGGCAATTTCACCCACTGAACCCTATACCAACATGGCAATTTCACCCACTGAACCCTATGACAGCATACCAATTTTACCCACTGAACCCTAAACCAACATGCCAACTTCACTCTGTGAACCCTATGCCAACATGCCTATTTCACCCACTGAACACTAAGCCACCATGCCAGTTTCATCAGGTGAACCCTATACCAACATGGCAATTTCCTCCACAGAACCCAATGCCAACATGACAATTTCACCCACTGAACCCTACACAAACATGCCAATTTCACCCTCAGAAGtttacaccaaaatcaaaccatcaatGAAAGGCGATGAACATAGGTATCTCACTTGCATCTACAAAGAGGTttagtagaaaaataaaaaattttaagcaatttgtatttttcctagctatacttatGAGGAACTTCCTTAGGAGATCTTGGGGCATTAGCCCCTGTACCGACCAAAATTTTCCGTTAAGCCTCTCCAGTTCTCCCCCCATACTGTACATCTGGCAGTACCCACAATCTCTACAATCACCCAATCCGGGTCAAGGCCGGGCATAATCGCCAGTAGGAATCTGAAGAAGATATCCTCTTAACTTCCACCCATAAACCATGAGGGGACGGACGTGTGGGCAGTGAAACAGAAGTTCCTCataagtatagctaggaaaaatacaaattacttaaaatttgctaTTTATTCCGTTGCGATATACTTACTCTGAACTTCCTTAGGAGACTCATACTTAGGGGGTGGGAATGGGAAACAGGTGGAAAGGGGGAGAAATGACTAAGGAGGCCAACAGAAACAATAAGATAACACCACCTCTACAGGTATGCAGACTAGGCTCGTAACACTCACTATTCCCGTTTGATGCACAAGGGTTCCAGTCATGGTTAAATCCGTTGTTGTGCAGCCAAGATGAAACCGATTTTGAAGACACCGAGTGACCTAACTGTGCAGTCGCGCAGATAATGTGAAGTGAACGTAGACTGGCTTTTCCAGACTCCTATTTCAGTACCTGACTGATTCATGTTTTTGTAAAAGACTAAAGAGGTTCCAATGCCGCGAATTTCGTGGGGCTTCGTAGATTTGGGAGGGTCGACTCCTGCCGCCCCAGAAGCCCTCCTGATTGTCTCTCTTAACCAGAACGATACTGTATTCTTCAACACTGGTTTCTTCACCTTGCCAGTGGAGACAAACAGGCTCAAGATTGCTGGCCTCAGCCTAACTGTTCTGGTCAGGTACTTCCTCAGGACTCAAATAGGGCACTGAAGCAGGTCTTTTTTAGGGTCCGACTTGGGAATGCAGGGAACCGAAAACTCCTGGAACCGGTGATCAACTactgcagggttctgggtcttagctacaaaAGATGGGATAAATTTGAATGTCTCCTCCATCCATCCCCTCATGTGAGAAACCTTGTAGGACAGGCCGTGTATCTCACTCACCCTTTTAGCCGAGACGAGGGCCagaaggaacaccgtcttcaatgTTAGGTCTCTGTCCTGGACATCCTAGAGTGCCCGAAAGGGGGTCCCTCCAGGAACTCCAACACCCTGGACAGGTCCCACTCTGGAGGCTTCAGGGGCTGTGGGGGACAGGCCTGCTCAAAGCTTCTGATGAGCATGGTCAGTTGTCTTGATGCTCCTAAATTCGCGTCATTAAGGGCAAATACACTCATTAAGGGCAAATACTTGGCCTAACGCTGCTTGGTATCCCTTCACCGCTGGGATCGAGAGGCCTACATCCAACCTGAGGTGCAGCAGGAAGTCATCTGCGGGATGATGCTTTGAGGGGCATGATGTCTTTCTTCTGGCACCACTTCCCAAACGAGGCCCATTTCGATTGTCGATGATGCCCTCAGATAGCCCGTTATCTGCAATGCTACCCTCCAGGAGAAACCTACCCAActcaggagatgctggataacctccaaccGTGAAGAAGGAGGTTTTCCAGTCTATCATGAAACCTTTTGAAGTGGGGCTGCCTCATGAGGCCTTCTCTGATAGGAAGAGGCCATGGTTCTTCGCTCGCTAGTTCCAGCAGGTCCGGAAACCACTTCCTGTCCGGCCACCATGGAGCCATCAGGGTGAGCTTTGCTCATTTTCCCTCCACAAGACTTGACGGAGCAGGCTGAATCACTAAGTCTTATTCCAATATGATGTATTGAATCTGAAATTGATAAGCTTGTTTTTGTAGCTGAGGAATAAACTTTATACTCATCTactaattttaatataattaagaaTTATATAGAATCAACTAGAGTTTCCTGCCAGCTCCCTTCACATTCTTTACGAGCCCAAgttaatattcatttctttttatggTGAAAACCTAAATCCCTCTTTGCTTCTTATTCAATTACTATACGAATAATCAATTGGAGTTTTCTTCCAGAAACCATCAATCTTATAACTAGAAAGAAAGAATATGAAGAGATTAATAACAAATAAGGTGTGCATTACTTCAAGAGAGTACAGAACCAATGACGTTGACAGACAACACAATCTAAGTTTGCTTTAAGCATAACTTAGGTTGTGTTGAAAAAGTAATCAATGATCAGCAAGTTATCACATGAGGAAGCTTAGATGGAAAGCTACCTAAATTAAAAAACAAGAAACGAATCTTCAAGAATCTGCACAATATACCGAAAGATAATATCGATAAAACGTCTTAGGAATCACGTTCCAGGAGTTATATCAACAAGAGCTCATACGTAAATAACACACTCCAGTTTAACTTCAACTTTCCAAATGCCAGGACCTTCATTTCAAGGAAAGCCAAATTCTATATATACCCAAGACGACATAAGTCAGTTCCAACGAGAACTAGCATGTTAGAATGCTACAACTTGCTATACGTCTCTTCACACTTCCCTTAGTTAGACTTTAGCTTTTCTGGTGGAAATGAGGAATTATGTCGTGGTAAAGTAAACTGTTCATGTTATAAGAATAGTGATGAACACTTCTTTTCCAGAGCGTATATTGTGAAAATGAAAATCAACATATGACCCATAtcgatgataatcatgataataatgaatatgtaCAATAGAAGAAGAAATGTTACACTTATCATGCATGGTGGGTACATgatttttcgaaaaaaaatgttttttaccaaaagtttttttttttttaattgttgttgaTTAGCTCTTGATCAGTTTTACATGAATAAACTTTCAAATCTTGATTTATAAATCGCTTTTAAAAATGTACTTTTACCTCCTAAACTTGACTAGATGATAACAtgcatgaaatataataaaaacttgaggctatttactattttcattatgaaataaacgATTGAAATGTCAGGTGATGACaaaaaatggttgaaatataccaatattaatatcccctgtGTTCAACTAAAACGTTAAAGGAGAATTTCTATATAAAAACTGAAATTGTAACAATGATATTTCATTAAAGCCCTTTGTTTGAATGTACTAAAAATCAATTAAAACCGTTTATACACTATATCAAATCCCTAATTACCAATCTTCATCATCAGCCCTTAATTCGTAGATCATATGGTTCAAGTTTACTTTAAGCTGTTGTCAGATTTTACTGCCAACACTATTAGATATAAGTAAAATCATCGATAAATTCTAGATGATGTAATTAAAAAGAAAGCCATCAgttaatatttttaacattatataataaagaaaatggtCTGTATATCATCAGTGAAATTCGTGACATCAAGTCAAATAAAATTTCCATTATGTGAATCTAAAGGATCAGTTGATGTAAAAATCAACAATGATGTTATTGAGGTAACATAGTCTTCACATAAACATTGTTTGAAATAACCTCTCAATATTCTTTTGATTCGAGTTATCCTTCATTCAAAAGATCACATACGAATTAGAGAACATTACATCCGATTTCCAATTACTTAAAGTTCTCTAGTTCTGTGTAACCGATCAAATGCTATTCCGATGAGACACATTTAGTAAAGTATTCTTATAATAAGGAATACCAAGATTCTAAATTAATTTAGGCTGTcggtatttactaatatatattcttttcagtGCACttctaaatattaaaattttcattatttctattctaTAACCTAAATAcgcaacaatataaaaatatataaattataatttttttcactgtCTTTCTCTACACGTAACTATGTCTGTATAACATGTTCCAAACAAAGTCCAAAACCAAAGGTCCATTTGCATTTTATGAAACTAAAAGCCCTGCCTATCACCTTGTTGttgaatccgaaaaaaaaaaacttcgagacTTAAATTAATATTCTCTTCACACTTTCGTATGCAGGGAACGCATCCTCCGTTCATTTAGACACACGAGCTGGCTGACGTAGGCAAATGGAGGCCGTTCTTTGCAAGTAGACAGTTTTTTCAAATCATTAATCTCGCCCGAATCCAACGGCCAAATGGCAGGAGTTGTTTTTTCTTTAATGGTCAGAATGGCCCACTTTTCCACCTCATCTATATTCTTGATTGATAGTCAGTCTACAGCCGACGAGAACTTTACATTACTTATTCACTATTTCCATAGTTTCATTAGTGGAGTTTTTCTTACATAAAATCTTTTACTAGccatgaaattactattattaccattaccattattatcactaatatttaccATTACTATTACCAAATTAATACCACTAAAACGATATAATTTCTTCGTTTATAATTTAGTTCCTTAttccagatatatatatttcttttttttccttgcaCTTTTAGCCATCTGGGGAACGATGTTTTACAAAGAGCGAGGTCAAAGCGACATTGTTTGATCACATGAATTTGTAGTTGTTCAACCAACCagcattaattttgtctgtgtaagATAATAAAACGAGGAGACCTGGACAGTGACACTAAATTTTATACACAAAGGGAGTGGAAAAAGAAGGGAGAGAGATTGCAGTATAGGAAAAAGGAAGGAAGAGGGGGTTGCAAATGATTGTGACAAGCAAGTGGCAAGAAAGCTTCTTAATAGGTTTTCTTACGctctcaaatgagagagagagagagagagagagagagagagagagagagagagagagagagagagagagagagagagactgactcaaaCGTGAATAGGATAGACGCGGGGCCAcaagtaggtaaggtaaggtataaGGAAGAAACCCGTACGAGGTAAGTTAAGATATATGGAAAAGACTGAAAACTACAATGACAATAAAAACAGGGATGATGACAATATTCACCAGTCTCATAATACAACGATGTAAAAACTGTTGATGATAAGTATAAACATAATAATCATACCAAAATTACTTCAAGACAAATTCTTTCATGTTATAATTCACATTTCTAATCGGCATCTATTCATTTCTATCTAGTCGACGATGAATGTCCGCAGTGATTTTGAATCACAAAATGTATAATCATCTAAAAAAATGTCAGTGCCAATTGCTTAAGCAAAAGTTTAGTAAAATATAGgaatgaataaaacaaattagaTGCATTATAAATGATAAACAGATCCgtcaacatctgagagagagagagagagagagagagagagagagagagagagagagagagagagagagagagagagagagagatctaaataatCAGGAGCGTCCCATCACAGGCGAAATCTAAAGCAGCGTGACCATAAAACATCCTGATGTTGATCTTTACTGATGAAACATTGGTCGGCATCTGGAAGTGCATTTCTATAACACCTTAACAACTCCAACGACCGACGTTTTTGCATATGGATGTGCCCCGTGAATACATTACGCCCTTGGATCAAACGAATTGGCGCACGCATGTGCATAAGACACCTCTAGCAACTCCTAAGAAGATATTTATAATGTCAAAAATCTGTTGAAAATATTGGAATGAGTCAATGACTATAAAATGGTTGGGTCAACTTATGTCAGGTGGAAAACAACGGGGAAAATGAGGATTTCGCATAATTAAGTACTGGAAGGAGAATCAGGACTGTGGGTATTCACGAGGTAAAGATGGCAACTAATTCATGCAGCTTTAGTACCTGAAGATGAAACCTTGACGTGTGTTACACTAGCATTCATTCCTTCTTTTTCTAAAACTAATTCAACGACCACGTAGTAGGAGAAGAATAATTACCCAACAAATAAAAGCACACCTTCAAAACACACAATATCTGCCAGCGAGGAGACTGGGAGTAGGTTCAACTGCTAACGACAGGTAACACACATCGCTAAGATAATTAAAAGCTGTCGTTCATAATGCATACCTGGTCCACTCAATTACTCATTCGGGGCTTGGCCTTTTGAATGGTAGTCCGGTTGAGTATGAGTTGTTTATGGCTCCCGTAAGAATGGTTATTTACAAGGgctgctctctctatctctctctctctctctctctctctctctctctctctctctctctctctctgtctgtgagagaagaagaatttagaTCCGTTTGCTTGTATGTTTCCGAGTACAGAACCAAGTCTATGCTTATCTGCTGTTTCTTGTTTTCTTGTAGTATCTTTAGTCCTAATGCTTGCTGTTTACCGCAAAAAACCTGCCAGCCTTGTTCGTAAAATTTT encodes the following:
- the LOC137638871 gene encoding enamelin-like, translated to MPIYATEPYTNIPISPTKPYDNIPISPTEPYANMSISPTEPYNNMLILSTEPYANMPISVTKPYTNRPTSLTEPYVNMPTSPTECYANISISPTEPCANIPISPNEPCANIPILPTKPYAKMPISPSEPYNNMPILPSEHYANMPISSTESYANIPISHNLMPTYQFHTA